A genomic stretch from Helianthus annuus cultivar XRQ/B chromosome 1, HanXRQr2.0-SUNRISE, whole genome shotgun sequence includes:
- the LOC110867142 gene encoding zinc finger AN1 and C2H2 domain-containing stress-associated protein 13 gives MGTPAFPDLGKHCSVDDCKLIDFLPFTCDCCNKVFCLEHRSYITHNCPKANKNDRTVVICPLCAKGVHLIPNQDPNITWESHVNTDCDPSNYEKATKKKKCPVRGCREILTFSNTIKCRDCTIDHCLKHRLGLDHGCPGPKKPEPTFPFWGFSSLTKQDQPPPRTSSANAPASSSSSSWTTSLLNAVSSLIISDDKSGQNSGSGSRSGGSGGQVEECPICYMKFSKVSGLIDHVQMVHEKKGVMKVTVDVCPKCSKGFKDPVALVEHVEKEHRGVSKA, from the exons ATGGGCACACCGGCGTTCCCAGATCTCGGTAAACATTGCTCCGTTGACGATTGTAAACTCATCGATTTTCTTCCTTTCACCTGTGATTGTTGCAACAAG GTATTCTGTCTAGAACATCGAAGTTATATCACACACAACTGTCCAAAAGCCAACAAAAACGACCGAACCGTAGTCATATGCCCGCTATGTGCAAAAGGGGTTCATCTAATCCCCAACCAAGACCCAAACATAACATGGGAATCTCATGTTAACACAGATTGCGACCCATCAAATTACGAAAAAGCCACCAAGAAAAAGAAATGTCCTGTACGCGGTTGTAGAGAAATCCTAACATTTTCCAACACGATCAAGTGTCGCGACTGCACCATTGACCATTGCCTTAAACATCGATTAGGGCTCGACCATGGTTGCCCTGGACCAAAAAAACCCGAACCCACTTTCCCATTTTGGGGATTTTCGAGTCTCACAAAACAAGACCAACCGCCACCACGGACCAGTTCGGCTAATGCACCcgcgtcgtcatcatcatcaagCTGGACTACAAGTTTGCTCAATGCGGTTTCGTCTCTTATTATTAGTGACGATAAGAGTGGTCAGAATAGCGGTTCGGGTAGCCGTAGTGGTGGTTCAGGTGGTCAAGTGGAGGAGTGTCCGATTTGTTATATGAAGTTTTCTAAGGTTTCGGGGTTGATTGATCATGTTCAAATGGTTCATGAAAAGAAGGGTGTGATGAAGGTGACAGTTGATGTGTGTCCAAAATGTAGCAAAGGGTTTAAGGATCCGGTAGCTTTGGTGGAACATGTTGAAAAAGAACATAGAGGTGTGTCTAAagcttaa